In the genome of Daucus carota subsp. sativus chromosome 9, DH1 v3.0, whole genome shotgun sequence, the window GCGCATTTTACTAGCTAGTAGATACCACAGATATACGTTATGAAAAAGATAGTTCAATATTTGTATTAGATTCCTATCACTATCCCAGTAGATCCAGTTTCTCTTTTCTCATTCTCTACTAACAAATTCAAGAATAACCATCAAATATAAGTAGCTAAAcgtcaaataaaattagaatcagaaAACATAATAGTACACAACAGATCTTAATAATATTGATCGAGTACACCACCACCGCAAGCTCGCCAATTTATGTACAACCACCCTCAAATAATATCGCTAACACTACAACATTCCCTACAAAACTGCCAGCTCACAACTGCTGCTTCtgctaataatgaagcaatcaGAAACAGCACAAAATACATTTGGAACGAGTTCGACTGAAAATTCACTGATTGACACCGCCATCCAACAAGTTCCTTAAGCTACAGAGGGCTTCTGCAGAAAGGCTACAACATTTTAATCTTCTCTGAGGTGTTGGTGATGCTTCCCTGTGATCGAGGGAAGTAAAACAAACAATGATCACAGTGAGATTATCAAAAGTGTTAAGACGCAGAGCCTCCATGACCAGGTCTCTAGCACACTGCCCGGGGTCATCATGACGCCTCAAGCCCCGGCGCACAAGGCTGATTGCCTGCTGACTTGACATTACATCCCAAATTCCATCACAAGCTATAATGAGGAACTCATCATCCTCGGTCAGAACAATCTGCCGGACATCTGGCTCTGCAATGAGAGGCGACGGGTTGCCCCGTGACAATTTCAGGTCCCAATCACCCAAAGCCCGAGTTACTGATAGTACGCCATTGAGATAACCATCATCAATAAACCCGCCCAGCTCTTCAACTCGTTTCCTTTCTGATGCATAACTTGGTCTGTGGTCCTGAGACATGTCAATAGCCTCCCCTTTTCGGCACAGAACTGCTCTAcaatctccagcattggcaacCAATAGACGACTGCAGAAGAGGGAATTAGTGTTATATTCTGATATAGCAAGTCACTGTTGGTCAAAGTCAGGTTAGAGAGAGAGCGTACAATGAAGGACATGACATGGACAAATGGTCTCATGCATAGGcaaatcattaatttttttttaaaaaataagctaTTATGAAACAATGAGCCTAGAAATTTTGGTTAATGTATTTACTGAAAGAGACATGTCTTGCAGGTATTACCTTCATGTCTACGTTAAGAGACACAAGTCAAAATATTAAGCTTTTGATTCTAATCACGATTAGAATCAGCTTATTCTTACtgagaaaaaaatgataaatcaaCTTCCGATTTTTAAGCCTGAGCGGATGCTAGGAAAATATTGCATAATCTCAGCTTCTGGAGATTTCATAACCTATAAGGTAAGGATTTTTGTCAAGTTATCCACATTAAAATCAGTTAAATCTCTTACAAAGTATAATTGCAAGAAAGAAAACAATAAAGCACCTAGAGTGATAGCTAAACAAACCAACAGTTTTCCTATTGACACAATACGAAGCTTTCACAATTTGGAGAGTAATCCTAAACTGGGATAGGAGTAGCGATTCCAGGATGGACATATACCCCTCAACATTATTATTGATATTCATATTCAATCACGTGTATAATTGCATTAACTCTGGATATATCATAACTAGGAGAAGGAAACTAGAagcaaaatttgcaattatccATCATTTCAAGCGAGGGACTACCACTGGAATATTATGCTTTCTTCGACTCATTAGGCACCGATTATGCTCTTTAAAGCAACACTACAGTAAGATTAATGTAGAAATACCAAGGCATAAGTTTGTTCTGGTAACAACAccttaatttatttactttttatttttgagaaaagaccataattatttattaattctatCAAACAATAAATTTGCATTTATTCAGAATTTACTACACATATCCCAAAGATAATAAAGCGCCTCAAACACTCCCACCAAGCACACCAATACTGGATCTCCAgctgccccccccccccccccgccccCCCCCCTCAAATCCTACACTTGACAGCTACTTACCCCGCTCTCAAATCCTACACTTGACAGCTACTTAAATGTGATATCTCACAAGACCTCATCCTATAACCTTATCCCACACTTGACATCTACTTGAATGTGAAATTTCATCCGACCTCATCGTGTAACTCCAAAAACCATTCGACCTTCTTGAGCAATAAAAGTATTACTTAAAAATGAAGAACCTAAAGATTTAATCCATTTAAGCACCCAGATAGTCATATTCCTTGAATAAGAATACCCAACATAATTTTAAAGAAAAGTCacaaaaagaaatatgaaaAAGGTCATGTAGAGGTAAATGCAGTTAGCAAACAATTAtagaatgttaaaaaaattaggtTTGTGTTTTTTACTACATTGCAAATATTAAAACCGGTAACTTCAACAAGAAACAATGACGGCTTGATATGAACACCTATAGAGAAGAAGGAGCCACTAATATCTACCGTATGTAAGATAAAACCAAAGACTCCATTTTTATCGATTGAACAATTTATGAGTGAATCCTATAGTATCACAAAACATTTGCAAATCACTTAGAAGAGACAAAAACAGAAAAACGAACCGTGACGACACACAGACACAAACTTCAAAGACAAAGCCAAACAGCACTCAAGAATATAACACTGTATTTACCCCATCTACTAACTACAAGTTTTAAGGTTTGGAGAAAGTTGATAACTTAAGGAATTCATGTAATGCAGGTATTTGTAGGAAGTTCAGCCCTCATCGCCCTGACAttctcaaattatatttttgaacCCTAGCATTGAGCTACTCCTTGGAACCACATACTGGAATGGGCTTCTAGTTGAGGTGCATATCAACATATGCAGATAACAAATATTAAACCCCCACCCCTCCCCTAAATTTTGGGAGACTTGGTCAACTAAAGCTGCATGAGACATCTGGTCAGTATCCAAGCTCtcgatttattatttttttcataatttttttttgctgaaCTATCAATTATCCAAGGTCTCAATTGCTACCACAAAAGTGCGTCAAATTTTTCTCGCAACTTCACACAAATATCTACagttttattttatgttatttttttttaaagaagaaaatCTCTCACACAATCCAACACTTggatacaaatataaaaattaatgttaTCGATAAAGAGAATcctgcaaatcgtatttttaataatgaaaacttctctttcaaaaaaaaaaataatgaaaacttCAAGTTCTTTTAgaaattatacaaaaatttatttttcaaataagaaAAGTCTACACTTAATAAAGGATCAAATATGATTAACTAATAATATTAGTATTCTAAAAATCCCTGATTTAATCGATTAATCCTCGATTAATCCTCTACAATGTATCTCGccaattcaatttttaaaatccgattcTCATAAATTTTTCTCTAttggagtatatatataatttattaaaattaaaatactattttcttttaaatatgagtaataatagaatttatgatataataaatatgtatttggtaataaatatctataatcacaagaatatattaaattatattttattattaaaatatattcgatTTTCACTCTCATTAATCCTTATGATTAATCCTAATTTTCGATTTATCTTAAATCGGTATCCAATCAAttagtttcaaatttcaatttttatgatttttataacCCGGATAAACCAGTAAGCCATTCAGATCATCCACACCCTCTTGTTAATGACTAATCAATCAAtcgaaaattaaacaaaaatgatTAGTTTGTGTATTAATCAATAtcttaaaatcataaaataaatattatttattcatttaatgTATTAATTTACACAAATATGAATTGATTAGAATAAGCCCGAGTGATAAAGATATATCTCTGTCGTCCTAGGTGGATCCTCGCTAGTctcaaaatttatttgaatatagatactctttttctttttgagtaaaatatagatattttttGTAAGGTTATAAATCAACTTCCcgtcagaaaaaaaaagtt includes:
- the LOC108202991 gene encoding probable protein phosphatase 2C 49, producing LAISEYNTNSLFCSRLLVANAGDCRAVLCRKGEAIDMSQDHRPSYASERKRVEELGGFIDDGYLNGVLSVTRALGDWDLKLSRGNPSPLIAEPDVRQIVLTEDDEFLIIACDGIWDVMSSQQAISLVRRGLRRHDDPGQCARDLVMEALRLNTFDNLTVIIVCFTSLDHREASPTPQRRLKCCSLSAEALCSLRNLLDGGVNQ